One stretch of Sinomonas terrae DNA includes these proteins:
- a CDS encoding hotdog fold thioesterase encodes MHAKDTRSGSPLTGSPIRALPGNYEQELADAHVPDHIRPWLAESGVGALVVKLGIVFEELSAERSVATMPVEGNTQIAGILHGGASAALAETLGSFSATLHAGPGKIAMGIDLNATHHRPASTGVVRGVCTAIHLGRTTTSHEIVIKDESGRRLCTARITNLLRNLPQEVAQAAR; translated from the coding sequence ATGCACGCGAAAGACACTCGCAGCGGCTCGCCCCTGACAGGCTCCCCGATCCGCGCACTCCCGGGCAACTACGAGCAGGAGCTGGCGGACGCGCACGTCCCTGACCACATCCGCCCCTGGCTCGCCGAAAGCGGGGTCGGGGCCCTCGTCGTGAAGCTCGGGATCGTGTTCGAGGAGCTCAGCGCTGAGCGCTCGGTCGCGACCATGCCGGTCGAGGGGAACACCCAGATCGCCGGGATCCTGCACGGCGGAGCGAGCGCAGCCCTCGCGGAAACCCTCGGCTCGTTCTCCGCGACCCTGCATGCGGGTCCCGGGAAGATCGCGATGGGGATCGACCTCAACGCGACACACCACCGCCCGGCGTCCACTGGTGTGGTGCGCGGCGTGTGCACCGCGATTCACCTTGGCCGCACGACGACGTCCCACGAGATCGTCATCAAGGACGAGTCGGGGCGCAGGCTCTGCACGGCGAGGATCACGAATCTCCTTCGCAATCTGCCGCAGGAGGTCGCTCAGGCGGCCCGGTAG
- a CDS encoding dihydrofolate reductase family protein, with protein sequence MAEFVYYVGASLDGYIAQDGGGLAWLEKFDDVEGLGESYRTFERGVGCVAMGGETYEWIREHHPGEWSYKTPCWVFSHHEHTADDGADVVVVRGAVTEFAAELRRDAGEKDVYIVGGGNLAGQFLAAGLVDRVVVTLVPVALGGGVPLFGSRALATPKDFRLEGITQRDGTVELDYRAA encoded by the coding sequence ATGGCGGAGTTCGTGTACTACGTGGGGGCCAGCCTGGACGGCTATATCGCGCAGGACGGCGGAGGGCTGGCGTGGCTTGAGAAGTTCGACGACGTCGAGGGGCTCGGCGAGTCGTATCGCACGTTCGAGCGCGGCGTGGGCTGCGTCGCCATGGGCGGCGAGACCTACGAGTGGATCCGGGAGCACCATCCCGGCGAGTGGTCCTACAAGACACCCTGCTGGGTCTTCAGCCACCATGAGCACACAGCCGACGACGGCGCCGACGTCGTCGTCGTGCGCGGGGCCGTGACGGAGTTCGCCGCGGAACTCCGTCGGGACGCGGGGGAGAAGGACGTCTACATCGTAGGCGGCGGAAACCTCGCTGGGCAGTTCCTGGCCGCGGGCCTCGTGGATCGCGTCGTCGTGACCCTCGTGCCCGTGGCGCTCGGCGGTGGGGTGCCCCTCTTCGGCTCTCGGGCGCTCGCCACCCCCAAGGACTTCCGGCTCGAGGGCATCACCCAGCGGGACGGGACGGTCGAGCTCGACTACCGGGCCGCCTGA
- a CDS encoding inorganic phosphate transporter, translating to MDITAMIALVIALALFFDFTNGFHDTANAMATPIATGAIKPRPAVALAAVLNLVGAFLSTEVAKTISSGIIREGSPGVHITPEIIFAGLIGAIVWNMFTWLRGLPSSSSHALFGGLIGAAIVGIGVSSVNFPSIVSKVIIPAVAAPIIAGLSAWICTRIAYLVTARRDPGSGEKLHQGRGGFRIGQIFTSSLVALSHGTNDAQKTMGVITLVLIAAGAQTPGSSPQWWVILACATAIGLGTYAGGWRIIRTVGTGLTEVRPAQGFSSESSTAAAILASSHLGFALSTTQVTSGSVIGSGLGRRGTSIRWGTAGRIAVGWILTLPAAAVVGGLAALVIGVGPVGVIIIAVVGVASIVWMFAISRRQRVGHNDVVEVEEAGEAVSFPPRKRTQKGGAR from the coding sequence GTGGATATCACCGCCATGATCGCGCTTGTCATCGCACTGGCGCTCTTCTTCGACTTCACGAACGGCTTCCACGACACCGCCAATGCCATGGCGACGCCCATCGCTACGGGCGCGATCAAGCCTCGGCCGGCCGTCGCCCTCGCCGCGGTGCTCAATCTGGTCGGCGCGTTCCTCTCGACGGAGGTGGCCAAGACCATCTCGAGCGGCATCATCCGTGAGGGCTCGCCGGGGGTGCATATCACTCCGGAAATCATCTTCGCAGGCCTCATCGGCGCCATCGTGTGGAATATGTTCACCTGGCTGCGGGGCCTGCCCTCAAGCTCCTCGCACGCCTTGTTCGGTGGCCTCATCGGCGCGGCGATCGTCGGCATCGGCGTCTCGTCGGTGAACTTCCCGAGCATCGTGTCGAAGGTCATCATCCCAGCCGTCGCGGCGCCGATCATCGCAGGGCTCTCCGCCTGGATCTGCACCCGCATCGCGTATCTCGTGACGGCCAGACGGGATCCGGGCTCCGGCGAGAAGCTCCATCAGGGCCGCGGCGGCTTCCGCATCGGACAGATCTTCACATCGAGCCTCGTCGCGCTGTCCCACGGCACGAACGACGCCCAGAAGACCATGGGCGTCATCACCCTCGTCCTCATCGCCGCGGGTGCCCAGACGCCGGGCAGTTCGCCGCAGTGGTGGGTGATCCTCGCCTGCGCGACCGCCATTGGGCTCGGCACCTACGCGGGCGGCTGGCGGATCATCCGCACCGTCGGAACCGGACTCACCGAAGTCCGACCGGCGCAGGGCTTCTCCTCCGAATCGAGCACGGCAGCTGCCATCCTCGCCTCCTCCCACCTCGGCTTCGCGCTCTCGACGACCCAGGTGACGAGCGGCTCGGTGATCGGCTCCGGGCTCGGCCGCCGGGGCACGTCGATCCGGTGGGGAACGGCCGGGCGCATCGCCGTGGGCTGGATCCTCACCCTGCCCGCCGCCGCCGTCGTCGGCGGCCTTGCGGCCCTCGTGATCGGCGTCGGGCCCGTTGGCGTGATCATCATCGCGGTCGTCGGCGTCGCGTCCATCGTGTGGATGTTCGCGATCAGCAGGCGCCAGCGTGTCGGCCACAATGATGTCGTCGAGGTGGAGGAAGCTGGCGAGGCAGTGAGCTTCCCGCCCCGCAAGCGCACTCAGAAGGGAGGCGCCCGTTGA
- a CDS encoding ANTAR domain-containing response regulator: MVVAEDETLIRLDIIEILRGEGFDVVGEADNGEKAVELAEELRPDLVLMDVKMPVMDGITAAEKIVKARIAPVVLLTAFSQKELVERARDAGAMAYVVKPFTPNDLVPAIEIALSRHEEIRALESEVTDLQEQFATRKLVERAKSLLMTKMGLSEPEAFRWIQKTSMDRRLSMREVAETIISQVS, encoded by the coding sequence GTGGTAGTCGCGGAGGACGAGACCCTCATCCGCCTCGACATCATCGAGATCCTGCGGGGCGAGGGCTTCGATGTGGTCGGCGAGGCCGACAACGGCGAGAAGGCCGTCGAGCTAGCGGAGGAACTGCGGCCCGACCTCGTGCTCATGGACGTCAAGATGCCGGTCATGGATGGCATCACGGCTGCCGAGAAGATCGTGAAGGCACGGATCGCACCCGTCGTCCTCCTCACTGCGTTCAGCCAGAAGGAGCTTGTCGAGCGTGCACGCGATGCGGGCGCCATGGCCTACGTCGTCAAGCCCTTCACCCCGAACGACCTGGTCCCGGCCATTGAGATCGCGCTCTCGCGCCACGAGGAGATCCGTGCCCTTGAGTCCGAGGTCACCGATCTCCAGGAGCAGTTCGCCACGCGGAAGCTCGTCGAGCGGGCCAAGAGCCTGCTCATGACCAAGATGGGCCTCAGCGAACCGGAGGCGTTCCGCTGGATCCAGAAGACGTCGATGGATCGGCGCCTCAGCATGCGCGAAGTCGCCGAAACGATCATCAGCCAGGTGAGCTGA
- the pyk gene encoding pyruvate kinase, with product MRRAKIVATFGPAISSYEKTLAVIEAGVDVARLNMSHGDYSVHDATYENVRKASAELHKAVGIMADLQGPKIRLGRFVDGPYELAPGDVFTITTEDVPGTKEICSTTLKSLTEDVEVGDTLLIDDGKVALRATAVDDVKVVAEVVVGGMVSNNKGINLPGVAVNVPALSGKDESDLRWALKRGVDFVALSFVRDAKDVERVHAIMDEEGRRVPVIAKIEKPQAVDQLHEIIDAFDAIMVARGDLGVELPLEEVPLVQKRAIELARRWAKPVIVATQVLESMIENPRPTRAEASDCANAVLDGADAVMLSGETSVGAYPIETVKTMAKIIESTEDHGLERVPPLGSQPKTRGGAITRAAVTIADQLDAKYICTFTQSGDSARRLSRLRPQKPIFAFTPLTSTLNILSLCWGIQPRMVEFAEHTDQMIAQVDEYLLRAGMAQPNDLVVVAAGSPPGVAGSTNALRVHKVGDLADAGQLLDGAVKPAREHVGPWPEV from the coding sequence ATGAGACGAGCGAAAATCGTTGCCACGTTTGGGCCGGCCATCTCGAGCTACGAGAAGACCCTCGCAGTGATCGAGGCCGGCGTCGATGTGGCCCGGCTCAATATGAGCCATGGTGACTACTCGGTGCATGACGCGACCTACGAGAACGTGCGGAAGGCATCGGCCGAGCTCCACAAGGCGGTCGGGATCATGGCCGACCTCCAGGGTCCGAAGATCCGCCTCGGCCGCTTTGTCGACGGCCCCTACGAGCTGGCTCCCGGGGATGTCTTCACCATCACGACCGAGGACGTTCCGGGCACGAAGGAGATCTGCTCGACGACGCTCAAGAGCCTGACCGAGGACGTCGAGGTGGGCGACACGCTCCTGATCGACGACGGCAAGGTCGCCCTGCGCGCGACGGCCGTCGACGACGTCAAGGTCGTGGCAGAGGTCGTCGTGGGCGGAATGGTGTCGAACAACAAGGGCATCAACCTTCCCGGCGTGGCCGTCAACGTGCCAGCGCTGAGCGGCAAGGACGAGAGCGACCTCCGCTGGGCGCTCAAGCGCGGTGTGGACTTTGTGGCGCTCTCGTTCGTCCGCGACGCCAAGGACGTCGAGCGCGTCCACGCCATCATGGACGAAGAGGGGCGGCGCGTCCCGGTCATCGCGAAGATCGAGAAGCCTCAGGCGGTCGATCAGCTCCACGAGATCATCGATGCGTTCGACGCGATCATGGTCGCCCGCGGTGACCTCGGCGTGGAGCTCCCGCTCGAAGAGGTTCCGCTCGTGCAGAAGCGGGCGATCGAGCTGGCGCGCCGCTGGGCGAAGCCCGTCATCGTCGCCACCCAGGTGCTCGAGTCGATGATCGAGAACCCCCGCCCGACCCGTGCTGAGGCCTCCGACTGTGCGAACGCCGTGCTCGACGGCGCCGACGCGGTCATGCTCTCCGGAGAGACGAGCGTCGGGGCGTACCCGATCGAGACGGTCAAGACGATGGCGAAGATCATCGAGTCCACCGAGGACCACGGCCTCGAGCGGGTTCCGCCGCTCGGTTCCCAGCCCAAGACCCGTGGCGGCGCGATCACCCGTGCTGCGGTGACGATCGCTGACCAGCTCGACGCGAAGTACATCTGCACCTTCACGCAGTCGGGCGACTCGGCACGCCGCCTGAGCCGCCTGCGGCCCCAGAAGCCGATCTTCGCGTTCACGCCGCTGACGTCGACGCTGAACATCCTGAGCCTGTGCTGGGGCATCCAGCCGCGCATGGTGGAGTTCGCGGAGCACACGGACCAGATGATCGCCCAAGTGGACGAGTACCTCCTGCGCGCCGGAATGGCGCAGCCGAACGACCTCGTGGTGGTCGCTGCAGGCTCGCCTCCCGGGGTTGCGGGATCCACGAACGCGCTGCGTGTGCACAAGGTCGGCGATCTCGCCGACGCGGGGCAGCTGCTCGACGGCGCAGTCAAGCCTGCGCGTGAGCACGTGGGACCGTGGCCTGAGGTCTGA
- a CDS encoding glutamate synthase subunit beta, which produces MADPRGFLKVRQRETQPRRPVPVRIMDWKEVYEAQENGVLKRQAGRCMDCGVPFCHHGCPLGNLIPEWNDLTWRGKEQDASERLHATNNFPEFTGRLCPAPCETACVLGINQPAVTIKQIEVSIAEQAFEAGYVEPLPPARLTGKTVAVVGSGPAGLAAAQQLTRIGHTVAVYERDDRVGGLLRYGIPDFKMEKEILDRRLEQMKAEGTRFRAGVEVGRDVSWDQLRRRYDAVVVATGATVPRDLRIPGRELDGVHFAMEYLVQSNHAVAGDVVENQIDARGKHVVILGGGDTGADCLGTAHRQQAASVTTLAIGKQPPSERPGHQPWPMFPTLFEVASAHEEGGERTYLASTVEYIGEDGKVTGLKVAETEYVDGKRLPKTGTERVIPADLVLLSLGFTGAEESGLPEQINAPLDERGNVARDGEYMTATPGVFVAGDAGRGQSLIVWAIAEGRACAAEVDKFLMGSTILPAPVAPTDRAISVL; this is translated from the coding sequence GTGGCTGATCCACGCGGATTCCTGAAGGTTCGGCAGCGTGAGACGCAGCCGCGCCGTCCCGTCCCTGTCCGCATCATGGACTGGAAAGAGGTCTACGAGGCCCAGGAGAACGGCGTCCTCAAGCGCCAGGCCGGGCGCTGCATGGATTGCGGCGTCCCGTTCTGCCACCACGGCTGCCCCCTCGGGAACCTCATCCCCGAGTGGAACGACCTCACATGGCGCGGCAAGGAGCAGGATGCGAGCGAGCGCCTCCACGCCACGAACAACTTCCCGGAGTTCACCGGCCGCCTGTGCCCGGCTCCGTGCGAGACGGCGTGCGTGCTGGGCATCAACCAACCCGCCGTCACGATCAAGCAGATCGAGGTCTCGATTGCGGAGCAGGCTTTCGAAGCCGGCTACGTCGAGCCTCTGCCTCCGGCCCGCCTCACGGGCAAGACGGTTGCTGTCGTCGGCTCCGGTCCAGCAGGTCTGGCTGCCGCCCAGCAGCTCACCCGGATCGGCCACACGGTTGCCGTGTACGAGCGTGACGACCGCGTGGGCGGCCTCCTGCGCTACGGAATCCCCGACTTCAAGATGGAGAAGGAGATTCTCGACCGCCGTCTCGAGCAGATGAAGGCTGAGGGCACTCGCTTCCGCGCTGGAGTCGAGGTCGGCCGTGACGTGAGCTGGGACCAGCTGCGGCGCCGGTATGACGCCGTCGTCGTCGCGACGGGCGCCACCGTGCCGCGCGACCTCAGGATCCCCGGCCGGGAGCTGGACGGCGTCCACTTCGCGATGGAGTACCTCGTCCAGTCCAACCATGCTGTTGCCGGCGACGTAGTCGAGAACCAGATCGACGCCCGCGGCAAGCATGTCGTGATCCTCGGTGGCGGCGACACCGGCGCCGACTGCCTGGGCACCGCTCACCGCCAGCAGGCGGCGTCGGTCACTACCCTCGCGATCGGAAAGCAGCCGCCGTCCGAGCGGCCGGGCCATCAGCCGTGGCCGATGTTCCCGACGCTCTTCGAGGTCGCGAGCGCCCACGAGGAAGGTGGCGAGCGCACCTACCTCGCGTCCACGGTCGAGTACATTGGCGAGGACGGCAAGGTCACTGGCCTCAAGGTCGCCGAGACGGAGTACGTGGACGGCAAGCGCCTCCCGAAGACGGGGACCGAGCGGGTCATTCCTGCGGACCTCGTTCTGTTGTCCCTCGGCTTCACAGGGGCGGAGGAGTCAGGTCTGCCCGAGCAGATCAACGCCCCGCTCGACGAGCGCGGCAACGTCGCGCGCGACGGCGAGTACATGACTGCAACACCCGGCGTCTTCGTCGCCGGCGACGCGGGCCGCGGGCAGTCGCTCATCGTGTGGGCGATTGCTGAAGGGCGTGCGTGCGCCGCGGAGGTCGACAAGTTCCTCATGGGCAGCACGATTCTGCCGGCGCCGGTGGCTCCGACCGATCGCGCGATCTCTGTCCTCTGA